In Candidatus Ozemobacteraceae bacterium, the following proteins share a genomic window:
- a CDS encoding IS630 family transposase yields the protein MTEFDGRKVSHEALEELRIRAVKSVLAGESPEVVIKSIGMSRGCIYKWLAAYYEGGFDALRAKKLFGRPPTLSPSQMKWLFRTVKKDPRQLLFSFALWTAKMLGEALYRKYGVRVSKATMCRVLRRMGLSPQKPLHRAIQQNPKAVEHWLTTEYPNIQESARQAGATIYFGDEADVSSSHHSGTTWGEEGNTPAIRTTGKHFRVSMISAVTARGDMRFMVVDGTIRTGEFCTFLQRLMTNAKTPVFLILDNLGIHKTARVREFVESTNGKLRLFFLPPYSPVLNPDELVWNELKGKMGRTTSRTKDELKAKVHGFMREIQRTPKKVARYFQESHVKYAA from the coding sequence ATGACAGAGTTCGATGGGCGAAAAGTCAGTCACGAAGCTCTTGAGGAGCTTCGAATTCGTGCTGTGAAGTCGGTTCTTGCAGGGGAAAGTCCCGAAGTTGTTATCAAATCTATCGGGATGTCCCGTGGTTGCATCTATAAATGGCTTGCTGCCTACTACGAGGGTGGATTTGATGCTCTTCGCGCCAAGAAACTCTTCGGGCGCCCTCCAACTCTTTCGCCTTCCCAGATGAAATGGTTGTTCAGAACCGTAAAAAAGGATCCGCGGCAACTGCTCTTTTCCTTTGCTCTTTGGACTGCCAAAATGCTCGGCGAGGCCCTCTATCGCAAGTATGGTGTCAGAGTGAGCAAGGCAACAATGTGCCGTGTTCTTCGCCGCATGGGACTTTCGCCTCAGAAGCCGCTTCATCGGGCAATTCAACAGAACCCCAAGGCTGTCGAACATTGGCTTACCACGGAATATCCCAACATTCAGGAATCTGCCAGACAGGCCGGAGCAACGATTTACTTCGGTGATGAAGCAGATGTTTCTTCCAGTCATCACAGTGGCACAACGTGGGGCGAGGAGGGGAACACCCCAGCCATACGAACGACCGGAAAGCATTTCAGAGTGTCTATGATTTCCGCAGTAACAGCTCGTGGAGACATGCGTTTTATGGTGGTAGATGGGACAATACGCACCGGAGAATTTTGTACGTTTCTTCAACGGCTGATGACCAACGCCAAGACACCTGTCTTTTTGATTCTGGACAACCTTGGTATTCATAAGACAGCTCGAGTCAGAGAGTTTGTAGAATCAACCAATGGAAAACTCAGGCTCTTCTTCCTTCCGCCATATTCTCCGGTTCTCAATCCTGATGAACTGGTCTGGAACGAACTCAAAGGCAAAATGGGCCGCACGACGTCGAGAACCAAGGATGAATTGAAGGCCAAAGTGCATGGTTTCATGCGGGAAATCCAGAGAACACCAAAGAAGGTTGCCCGATATTTTCAAGAATCTCATGTAAAATATGCTGCATAA
- a CDS encoding flavin reductase family protein, which produces MKIMQISKAFTLIEPGPVVFVTTNDGMKNNIMTISWTMVMDFTPKFAITTGPWNYSYAALRETKDCVISIPTKDQLDKVVGVGTCSGADTDKFETFGLTPVEGRHVRAPLIKECLANIECNVIDIVEKHNIVVLEGIAAYFDHSRKEKRTVHAVGDGTFIVDGRTLNRREMMKSKLPDGI; this is translated from the coding sequence TTGAAAATAATGCAGATCAGTAAAGCTTTCACGCTGATCGAACCAGGTCCGGTTGTCTTCGTTACGACGAACGACGGAATGAAGAACAACATCATGACGATCTCGTGGACGATGGTGATGGACTTCACACCGAAGTTTGCCATCACCACCGGGCCATGGAACTATTCCTATGCCGCACTCCGAGAAACGAAGGACTGTGTCATTTCAATTCCTACAAAGGATCAGCTGGATAAGGTCGTTGGAGTGGGAACATGTTCCGGTGCCGACACGGACAAATTCGAAACGTTCGGACTGACTCCAGTGGAAGGAAGACATGTCAGAGCGCCCTTGATCAAGGAATGCCTGGCGAATATCGAATGCAACGTTATCGATATCGTCGAAAAGCACAATATCGTGGTATTGGAAGGCATTGCTGCATATTTTGACCATTCACGAAAAGAGAAGCGAACCGTTCACGCCGTTGGTGACGGAACGTTTATCGTGGACGGGCGCACGTTGAACCGTAGAGAAATGATGAAGTCAAAGCTTCCGGACGGTATCTAG
- a CDS encoding N-acetyltransferase has product MERNITIRSETSGDVEAISEVTIEAFKTLDFSSHTEQFIVAALRAANALAVSLVAELDGRVVGHIAFSPVTMSDGTPGWYGLGPVSVLPEHQRIGIGSALIREGLSRLRKMNARGCCLVGHPGYYTKFGFINTPDLVFEGVPPEVFFALSFDGRVPRGSVAFHDAFKADH; this is encoded by the coding sequence GTGGAACGAAATATCACGATCAGGAGTGAAACATCCGGCGACGTCGAAGCCATTTCAGAGGTGACGATCGAGGCGTTCAAAACCCTCGACTTCAGCAGTCACACCGAGCAGTTCATCGTCGCGGCGCTGAGGGCGGCGAACGCTCTTGCCGTTTCGCTTGTCGCCGAACTTGATGGACGGGTGGTCGGGCATATCGCTTTTTCGCCCGTGACGATGTCGGACGGCACGCCCGGTTGGTATGGCCTCGGGCCCGTATCGGTACTGCCGGAGCATCAGCGAATAGGCATCGGTTCGGCCCTCATACGGGAAGGCTTGTCGCGGCTGCGGAAGATGAATGCCCGAGGCTGCTGTCTTGTTGGGCATCCCGGATACTATACGAAATTCGGATTCATCAATACGCCGGATCTCGTCTTCGAGGGCGTGCCGCCCGAGGTGTTCTTCGCTCTCTCCTTCGATGGCCGGGTCCCGCGCGGCAGCGTCGCCTTCCACGACGCGTTCAAGGCTGACCACTGA
- a CDS encoding DUF6306 domain-containing protein, whose amino-acid sequence MNETSDVLNRLLEAERAGVKVLGALISGIADPEIREMAKRFLRDEGMNCQILKTMIENAGYPVSQRTGDFVRKVEALPTVEEKLELLVKGQEWVAKQIRRSRAFGMKVSDRMLLESIRIQHEENVDALKELLGPGR is encoded by the coding sequence GTGAACGAGACTTCAGATGTTCTGAACAGGCTGCTCGAGGCGGAGCGGGCGGGGGTAAAAGTGCTTGGTGCGCTCATTTCCGGTATCGCCGACCCCGAAATCCGGGAGATGGCGAAGCGGTTCCTGCGGGATGAAGGCATGAACTGCCAGATTCTCAAGACGATGATCGAGAATGCCGGCTATCCGGTCTCGCAGCGAACGGGCGACTTCGTCCGGAAAGTCGAAGCTCTGCCGACCGTCGAAGAAAAACTGGAATTGCTCGTCAAGGGCCAGGAATGGGTCGCAAAACAGATTCGCCGTTCCCGCGCCTTCGGCATGAAAGTCTCCGACCGAATGCTTCTCGAATCGATCCGAATCCAGCACGAAGAGAACGTCGACGCTCTGAAAGAACTCCTCGGCCCCGGGCGATGA